The DNA segment GTGATGAATTGGTAGAATTAGGGGAAGAGATAAATTTAGGCCAAATTTACAATAGTAATGGCCCAGGCCTTATTGCTGCAGTATCTAGTTGTGGAGCTATACCAAGGTATTACGGAATAATCAAAGATGACTTTAATATATTAAAGGAAAGTTTAGAAAAAGCTGTAAGGGAATGTCAACTGGTGATTTTAACAGGGGGAACATCAATAGGGACTAAGGATTATGTGGTAAAAGCTATAGAAGGCTTGGGGAAGCCAGGGGTATTAGTCCATGGAATTGCTATAAAACCTGGAAAACCGACGATTATCGGAGCTGTTAATTCTATCCCTATTTTTGGTCTATCAGGGAATCCCTTTTCTGCCCTTTTAGGTTTTAGATTATTTGTCCAAAAACTTTTAGCTCCGACAGAGGAGGTTTTCGTAGAAGGAAAGGTCGCTAGAAACATCCCTTCAACGGGAGGAAGGCGAGATTATATTCCAGTTAATATAGTAAAAAAGGAAGATGGATTATGGTTAAATCCTATCTTTTCTAAGTCTAATTCCATCGGAGTTCTTTCTAAAATGGATGGATTATTGGTGATAGAATCAGGTTCTGAGGGGTTAGAGGAAGGGCAGATAGGTAAAGTATTGTTAAAGGAAGGGAAAAGTTATGGTTTATTTAAATAACACTCCAGTAGATGAACTGTTACAAGGTTTTTTAAAGGTGTTAGGTGATTACAGATTTAATTCCGTAGAAACTATTTCAGTAATTGATGGTTTAGATAGAACATTAGCTGAAAATATTTTTGCTAAAAGGTCTGTTCCCCATTATCACAGTTCTGCCATGGATGGTTATCAAGTGAGGGCAGAAGATACTAAAATGGCCAATGTCGATAACCCAATATTTTTATCCCAGGAAAAAATTAAATACTGTGATACAGGAGAACTTATTGAACCCCAGTTTGACAGTGTAATTAAAATTGAGGATGTACATAAAAGGGATAATGGTATTGAAATAATAGGGGGAGCTACTAAATGGCAAAATATCAGGCCTATTGGAGAAGATATAACTGCCCATGACCTGCTATTTACCGTAGGTAGAAAGTTACAACCGATGGATATTGCAGCACTGATAGCCAGTGGAACTTATCAAATTAAAGTCTTTAAAAAACCTAAAGTCGCTATAATCCCTACCGGTGATGAAATAATTCCTTGGCAAAAAGAACCGAAAGAAGGGGAAATACCGGACAGCAATTCCCAATTGTTTGCTAATATGATTAAACAGTGGGGTGGTGAACCTACAGTATATCCAGTTACTCCTGATAATTTTGACCTTTTAGAAAGGGTAGTGAAAGAAGCTTGGGAAGAAAATGATTTGATTTTAGTTAATGCCGGTTCATCGGCGGGGAGTGAAGATTACACATCTAAGGTAATTAACCATTTAGGAAAAGTGTATTATCACGGAGTAGCGATAAAACCTGGGAAACCAGCGATCTTTGGAAAAATAGGGGAAAAACCAGTTATCGGGATCCCTGGGTATCCTGTATCTGCCTATGTTGTCATGGAAGAAATAATAAAAAAACTCTATTTTTATTTAAAGGGAGAAAAACTACCTAAAAGGAAAAAGATTGAAGGTAAGCTGACAAAACCAGTTAATTCTGACCTTAAATTCCAAGAATACGTTAGGGTTAAAGTTGGGAAAATTAAGGAACAATATGTAGTAACCCCTTTAGCCAGGGGAGCTGCCCTAATGTCTACTGTTATGGATGGGGATGGTTTTTTAATTATCCCACAAAATTCTGAAGGTTATCGGGCTGGGGAAGTTGTGCAAGTAGAACTTTTTGAGGATAAGGATTTTGATGATATTTTC comes from the Anaerobranca gottschalkii DSM 13577 genome and includes:
- the glp gene encoding gephyrin-like molybdotransferase Glp, translated to MGYLTVKTVEEVNEILASFKVNREIERIKIFEGLNRELARDIYAPISLPPFNRSAVDGYCVNWEDVSGASESLPIFLKVVENIEMGQKPKKQLGRDEAMMVATGSMLPEGANAVVMVEETESLAEDEVAIYSSVACYENVLLAGEDVKQGELVLPKGTKLTPENISLLAALGITEVEVLQRIVVGILSTGDELVELGEEINLGQIYNSNGPGLIAAVSSCGAIPRYYGIIKDDFNILKESLEKAVRECQLVILTGGTSIGTKDYVVKAIEGLGKPGVLVHGIAIKPGKPTIIGAVNSIPIFGLSGNPFSALLGFRLFVQKLLAPTEEVFVEGKVARNIPSTGGRRDYIPVNIVKKEDGLWLNPIFSKSNSIGVLSKMDGLLVIESGSEGLEEGQIGKVLLKEGKSYGLFK
- a CDS encoding molybdopterin biosynthesis protein; protein product: MVYLNNTPVDELLQGFLKVLGDYRFNSVETISVIDGLDRTLAENIFAKRSVPHYHSSAMDGYQVRAEDTKMANVDNPIFLSQEKIKYCDTGELIEPQFDSVIKIEDVHKRDNGIEIIGGATKWQNIRPIGEDITAHDLLFTVGRKLQPMDIAALIASGTYQIKVFKKPKVAIIPTGDEIIPWQKEPKEGEIPDSNSQLFANMIKQWGGEPTVYPVTPDNFDLLERVVKEAWEENDLILVNAGSSAGSEDYTSKVINHLGKVYYHGVAIKPGKPAIFGKIGEKPVIGIPGYPVSAYVVMEEIIKKLYFYLKGEKLPKRKKIEGKLTKPVNSDLKFQEYVRVKVGKIKEQYVVTPLARGAALMSTVMDGDGFLIIPQNSEGYRAGEVVQVELFEDKDFDDIFVCIGSHDLALDILATYLAPQFSLSSAHVGSLGGIMAVKKGETHFAGIHLLDPQTGEYNISYVKKYLKDTGAILVHLAKRTQGLMVAKGNPLNINSIRDLKGKRIANRQKGAGTRVLLDYLMEKEKIKPGEIEGYNREYFTHLAVAQEVKSNRADAAMGIYAAAKAMDLDFVPLYEESYDLLVTPDFFNSPNFKFVLETLRTKRFRREVEELGGYNLNKSGEIIFVEEEKN